The DNA window TTTACCGCGCCCGCGAATCGTACGGCACAGTGAACGACTATCAGCGCCAGGAATAGCAGCCTCACCAGCAGAGTAGACGTCGAGCATCAGCAGAGCATCAACCTGAGTCAGGACATTGGCGAAATCGTCGTACAAGTCGCGCGTACGGGTAAAACGGTGCGGCTGAAACAGCATGACCAAGTTTTTATCCGGCCAGCCCGCACGCGCCGCTTTAATGGTGGCATCAACTTCCGTCGGATGATGACCGTAATCATCAATCAACATGGCGGTCCCCTCTTTGCCATTAACTCCGGCTAATGGGTATTCGCCAAGGAAATCAAAACGACGACCGGTACCCTGGAAGCTTTCCAGCGCATGCAGAATGGCTTCATCTTCGATGCCCTCTTCCGTCGCCACGGCCACCGCCGCCGCTGCGTTTAGCGCATTGTGCCGACCTGGCGCATTGAGCGTTACCTGAATAACGTATCTGTCCTGGCGAATCAGGCGGAAATGCCCCTGAGCACCGATCTGGCGATAATCTTCAATGCGAACATCGGCATCATCGCTAAATCCGTACGTGGTTATCTGGCGACCAACGCGCGGCAGCAGTTCACGGATAACCGGATCGTCCACGCACATCACCGCGCGTCCGTAAAACGGCAGGTTGTGCAGGAAGTTAATAAACGTCTGCTTCAGGTTTTCGAAGTCGCCATGGTAGGTGTCCATATGATCGGCTTCGATATTGGTCACCACGGCGACCATCGGCTGCAAGTGCAGGAACGAGGCATCGCTTTCGTCCGCTTCGGCAATCAGATAACGGCTATGTCCCAGGCGCGCATGAACACCCGCAGCTTTCACCAGCCCACCGTTCACGAAGGTTGGATCGAGACCCGCTTCGGCATAAATGCTGGAAACCATCGCTGTCGTCGTCGTTTTTCCGTGCGTCCCGGCGATAGCAATACCGTGGCGAAAGCGCATCAGCTCCGCCAGCATCTCCGCGCGACGAATAACCGGAATTCGTGCTTCATGGGCAGCGACAATCTCCGGGTTCTCTGCAGAGATTGCGCTGGAAACCACCACCACACTCGCATCGCGAACGTTTTCAGGGCGATGGTTGAAATAAATAGTGGCGCCAAGTTGAGTCAACTGCTGAGTCACCGGATTCGGCGCCAGGTCGGAGCCGCTAATCTGATAACCTTCGTTCGCCAGAACTTCGGCAATACCGCCCATGCCGGCACCGCCAATGCCAACAAAGTGAATGTGCCGGACGCGACGCATCTCGGGCACTATGGAACGCAGTTTTGCCAGATCTTGTGTATTCATTCTTTACGCCATCAACTTCTTTATTCGGACGGTGATTATCACCGCGATTAGCGCGCCAGTGCTGCGGCGCTGACTTCTTCTGCTACCCGCTCAGTAGCGTCCGGAATCGAGGCTCTACGCGCTCGCTCCGCCATATCCAGCAGCGTTTCGCGATCCCAACCGGCCAGGACTTGCGCGACGGCATCCACGGTAAACTGCGGTTGTTCGAGAATCTTCGCTGCGCCCGCTTTCTCCAGCGGTAGTGCATTCCAGTACTGCTGCCTGTCTTTGTGCTGAAAAGGCACAAATAGCGCCGGTAAACCAGCGGCGGCAATTTCGCTCACCGTCAGCGCCCCGGAACGGCACACAACAACATCGGCCCAGGCATAAGCCGCCGCCATGTCGTCAATAAATTCGGTCACTTTGTGCTGCGGCTGCCCGGCATCGGTATAAGCCTGCTGCACGGTTTCCTGTCCACCTTTACCGCTCTGGTGCCAGATGGTGACAGAAGAACCCAGCTTCCCCGCCACCTGCGGCATCGTCTGGTTAAGCACTCGCGCGCCCTGCGAGCCCCCCACGACTAATACGCGAATGGGTCCCTGACGCCCGGCTAAGCGTTGTTCTGGCAACGGCAGCGCGAGGACATCGGTACGAACCGGGTTACCAACAACATCGGCATCCGGAAAAGCACCAGGAAACGCCTGCATCACCTTTTTAGCAATTTTTGCCAGCCACTTGTTGGTCAGGCCAGCGATCCCATTTTGCTCATGCAGTACGACTGGAATACCCAGCGACCAGGCCGCCAGACCGCCGGGACCGGAAACATATCCGCCCATCCCCAACACCACATCCGGCTGAAAACGCTGCATGATCGCCCGCGCCTGACGCCAGGCGTTGAAAATACGGACCGGCGCCAACAGCTGCGCCTTCAACCCCTTGCCACGCAGGCCGGAAATCTGGATGAAATCAATCTCAATGCCGTTTTTCGGCACTAAGTCCGCTTCCATACGATCCGCGGTGCCCAGCCAGCGAACCTGCCAGCCCTGGTCTATTAAATGGTGCGCAACCGCCAGCCCGGGGAACACATGCCCGCCGGTACCGCCCGCCATCACCATTAACCGCTTTTCCTGACCGCTC is part of the Klebsiella huaxiensis genome and encodes:
- the murC gene encoding UDP-N-acetylmuramate--L-alanine ligase — encoded protein: MNTQDLAKLRSIVPEMRRVRHIHFVGIGGAGMGGIAEVLANEGYQISGSDLAPNPVTQQLTQLGATIYFNHRPENVRDASVVVVSSAISAENPEIVAAHEARIPVIRRAEMLAELMRFRHGIAIAGTHGKTTTTAMVSSIYAEAGLDPTFVNGGLVKAAGVHARLGHSRYLIAEADESDASFLHLQPMVAVVTNIEADHMDTYHGDFENLKQTFINFLHNLPFYGRAVMCVDDPVIRELLPRVGRQITTYGFSDDADVRIEDYRQIGAQGHFRLIRQDRYVIQVTLNAPGRHNALNAAAAVAVATEEGIEDEAILHALESFQGTGRRFDFLGEYPLAGVNGKEGTAMLIDDYGHHPTEVDATIKAARAGWPDKNLVMLFQPHRFTRTRDLYDDFANVLTQVDALLMLDVYSAGEAAIPGADSRSLCRTIRGRGKVDPILVSDPAQAAEMLASVLTGNDLVLVQGAGNIGKIARHLAEIKLQPQKTQEERHG
- the murG gene encoding undecaprenyldiphospho-muramoylpentapeptide beta-N-acetylglucosaminyltransferase — protein: MSGQEKRLMVMAGGTGGHVFPGLAVAHHLIDQGWQVRWLGTADRMEADLVPKNGIEIDFIQISGLRGKGLKAQLLAPVRIFNAWRQARAIMQRFQPDVVLGMGGYVSGPGGLAAWSLGIPVVLHEQNGIAGLTNKWLAKIAKKVMQAFPGAFPDADVVGNPVRTDVLALPLPEQRLAGRQGPIRVLVVGGSQGARVLNQTMPQVAGKLGSSVTIWHQSGKGGQETVQQAYTDAGQPQHKVTEFIDDMAAAYAWADVVVCRSGALTVSEIAAAGLPALFVPFQHKDRQQYWNALPLEKAGAAKILEQPQFTVDAVAQVLAGWDRETLLDMAERARRASIPDATERVAEEVSAAALAR